In Desulfobacter hydrogenophilus, the genomic stretch CCGACTTACGGGCCGGCCAGTGAGAATGGAAACGACTGCCGTGCACATGGCAATACCGGCTGAAGGTCCATCCTTTGGAATGGCCCCTTCGGGCACATGGATATGGATGTCTGTATCCTTGTAAAAGTCTTCTCTGATGTTGAGTTCGGGGCTTCTTGACCGGACATAGGATACAGCAGCCTGGGAGCTTTCCTTCATCACATCCCCAAGCTTTCCGGTAACCATTACCCTTCCCTTGCCCGGCATGGTCACAGCTTCAATGGTTAAAAGCTCTCCACCTGCCTGGGTCCAGGCTAGCCCGGTAACAATTCCGGTCTTATCTTCCTGTTCCAGAATAGAATTTCTAAATTTGGTCTGTCCCAGATATTTTGAAACCGTATTTGCTGTGACTTGATGTTTTTTACGCGTCTTTGTCCGTACGATTCCCGTGGCAATTTTTCTAAGCACAGAAGAGAGCTCTCGCTCAAGATTCCTCACCCCGGCTTCTTTGGTGTATTGCTTGATAATTATCTCAACCGCAGCTTTGGAAAAAGAAATTTCACAATCATCTAGCCCGTTTTCATGCATCTGTTTAGGAATCAGGTAGCCGGTGGCAATCTGGTATTTTTCATAATCGGTATACCCGGGTATCTGGATCACCTCCATGCGGTCACGCAGGGGGGCCGGGATTTCATGCAGGGTGTTTGCTGTGGTGATAAACAAAATTTCTGACAGATCGTAATCAACCTCAAGATAATGATCGTTAAAATTTCTGTTCTGTTCAGGATCCAATGCTTCCAGAAGGGCAGACGAGGGATCTCCTCTAAAATCACTAGTCATTTTATCAATTTCATCCAGACAGAATACCGGGTTATTATATCCCACTTTTTTCAACGTCTGGATAATCTTTCCGGGCATGGCACCTACATAGGTTCTTCGGTGCCCTCGAATCTCCGCCTCATCGCGGACCCCACCCAGGGAGACCCGGGCAAATGAGCGTCCGGTCGCCGCCGCAACAGACCGGGCAAGGGATGTCTTGCCAACCCCGGGAGGACCCACCAGGCATAAAATTGGACCTTTTATTTTTTTAACCAAAATTTGCACAGCCAGATACTCAAGGATTCTCTCCTTGGGTTTTTTCAAGCCATAGTGGTCCCGGTCCAGAATTTGCTCAGCCTTTAAAAGCTCATTTTTTACACGTTTTTTCCGGTACCAGGGTAGGCAAACCAACCAGTCGATATAATTTCTGACTACTGTTGCTTCCGAGGAGGTTGCAGACATCAGCTTAAGCTTTTC encodes the following:
- the lon gene encoding endopeptidase La — encoded protein: MISISRFFNPEDGPEKENKTLPLVPLRDIVLFPFVTTSIFVGREKSIRALSQAMGGDKKIFLTTQKNPEVLKPTIDDIFQVGTEAQITQLLRLPDGTVKALVEGVARGCITKMVDQDGFQVVDYVDVSEKPLTDANIEAAIRTVQEAFRHYADLSGVVSKSFFKGLDALEQYPSRYADTIAAQLPFKVQDKQTLLECGDIEERFFLLLKFIQKETEVFAMSQKIKGRVKEQMDKLQKRHYLNEQMRAIQKEMGEDGQGGEFADLEKKIKAKRMPKEAAGVVRTELEKLKLMSATSSEATVVRNYIDWLVCLPWYRKKRVKNELLKAEQILDRDHYGLKKPKERILEYLAVQILVKKIKGPILCLVGPPGVGKTSLARSVAAATGRSFARVSLGGVRDEAEIRGHRRTYVGAMPGKIIQTLKKVGYNNPVFCLDEIDKMTSDFRGDPSSALLEALDPEQNRNFNDHYLEVDYDLSEILFITTANTLHEIPAPLRDRMEVIQIPGYTDYEKYQIATGYLIPKQMHENGLDDCEISFSKAAVEIIIKQYTKEAGVRNLERELSSVLRKIATGIVRTKTRKKHQVTANTVSKYLGQTKFRNSILEQEDKTGIVTGLAWTQAGGELLTIEAVTMPGKGRVMVTGKLGDVMKESSQAAVSYVRSRSPELNIREDFYKDTDIHIHVPEGAIPKDGPSAGIAMCTAVVSILTGRPVSRTVAMTGEITLRGRVLPIGGLKEKLLAAHANGIKKVILSEENKKDIIDVPKAIQKQLDIVYVESMAEVLAHALVI